A genomic segment from Lagenorhynchus albirostris chromosome X, mLagAlb1.1, whole genome shotgun sequence encodes:
- the LOC132513670 gene encoding serine/threonine-protein phosphatase 4 regulatory subunit 3B-like, producing MVGNQRYVKVYTLKDEQQWVILDTGYISSTYEEGAQAMFLLVRSKSDDSLILESKINPDMYYEKDGTLIFWFEAENRGTAIHFQDTAICHKVWKAICQVHSKVPCVETIHDIMDESEAKEGDDSPKTSELLDLPNCELDKLGEIVDLVTLSLTSPMDKELLALLLEREDYIQKLLQLFHTCENLEYTEGLYHLHEIIKGILFLDNTSLFEILFSDECIMDVVGCLEYDPALAQPKRHREFLTQNAHFREVIPITDSEIRQKIHQTYRVQYIHDILLPIPSKFQDNILPNLTSFIFFNKVELVNMLQEDDEYLAEVFAQMRDETTDDDKRRDLVFFLKEFCVFSHLLRSESRCALFTTLTELGILPALKIVMGMDDLQIRLAATDILGDLVKYTPFIVQRFMMDEAQQSEDGKLFTNLIIEKMICDTDSELGGAVHLMRLLRALLDPDNMLPTHRKCKRSEFLNFFYRHCIHNFTAPLLSATSEDICEEDNIVGSDKNNKNCFNNYQTAELLALILELLTFCVQRHTYYIKTYILRKDLLRRVLILLNSKHTFLVLCALRFMRRMIGLKDELCNFYIIEGNLFKPVVNALLDNGTHYNMLNSAIIELFEFIREENITSLVAHIVEEFYETLESIEYVQTFKGLKIKYEEQKYRNNQLWKNLYPVQYSKIFCRGASVLKHKEEKSFKENIEEGTAGMSSSESDFQDHCDKSVETEKAKENEDKADLPPKTSLGGSEFTSFHSASDASGAGNPNDSSMVNLVDYSDDNKEDKEGDPPPRKKLHVAPKVLRENP from the coding sequence ATGGTGGGCAACCAGCGCTACGTAAAAGTCTACACCCTGAAAGATGAACAACAGTGGGTCATTCTAGACACAGGGTACATCTCATCCACTTATGAGGAGGGGGCCCAGGCCATGTTTCTGCTAGTTAGATCCAAGTCCGATGACTCACTGATCTTGGAGTCAAAGATAAATCCAGACATGTACTATGAGAAAGATGGAACGTTAATTTTTTGGTTTGAGGCTGAGAACCGTGGTACAGCGATACATTTCCAGGACACGGCAATTTGTCATAAGGTCTGGAAAGCCATTTGCCAGGTTCACAGTAAAGTCCCATGTGTCGAAACTATACATGACATCATGGATGAATCAGAAGCCAAAGAGGGTGATGACTCGCCAAAAACCAGTGAACTGCTCGACCTGCCAAACTGCGAACTCGATAAACTTGGAGAGATTGTTGACTTAGTTACCTTGAGTCTCACCTCACCTATGGATAAAGAACTCCTGGCTCTGCTCTTGGAAAGGGAGGACTATATTCAAAAACTACTGCAGTTGTTCCACACTTGTGAGAACCTAGAGTATACTGAAGGCTTATACCATTTGCATGAAATTATTAAAGGAATCTTATTCCTCGACAATACATCTCtgtttgagatcctgttttctgATGAGTGTATCATGGATGTGGTGGGATGCCTTGAATATGACCCTGCTTTGGCTCAGCCAAAAAGGCATAGGGAATTCTTAACCCAAAATGCACACTTCAGGGAAGTTATACCAATAACAGACAGTGAAATTCGACAAAAAATACATCAGACATACAGGGTACAGTACATTCACGACATCCTTTTGCCTATACCATCCAAGTTTCAAGACAATATTCTTCCTAATcttacaagttttattttttttaacaaggttgAGCTAGTCAACATGTTGCAGGAAGATGACGAGTATTTGGCTGAAGTTTTTGCACAGATGAGGGATGAGACCACAGATGATGATAAACGGCGTGacctggtattttttttaaaggaattctgTGTATTTTCTCATCTATTACGTTCTGAAAGCAGGTGTGCACTATTCACAACACTGACAGAATTGGGAATTCTTCCTGCTCTTAAAATTGTAATGGGCATGGATGATTTGCAAATAAGGTTAGCTGCTACTGATATACTTGGTGATCTAGTGAAGTATACTCCATTCATTGTCCAAAGATTTATGATGGACGAAGCCCAGCAAAGTGAAGATGGCAAACTTTTCACTaatttaataattgaaaaaatgATCTGTGATACTGACTCTGAGCTAGGAGGTGCTGTTCATTTAATGAGACTTCTTCGTGCTCTACTTGATCCAGACAACATGCTGCCAACacatagaaaatgtaaaagaagtgaatttctaaatttcttctaTAGACATTGTATACATAACTTCACAGCACCACTTTTGTCAGCTACTTCAGAAGATATATGTGAAGAGGATAATATAGTTGGATctgacaaaaacaacaaaaattgctTCAATAATTACCAAACAGCAGAGCTGCTTGCCTTAATTTTAGAGCTGCTCACATTTTGTGTGCAACGTCACACGTATTACATAAAAACCTATATTTTGAGAAAAGACTTGCTAAGAAGAGTCTTGATCTTGTTGAATTCAAAGCACACTTTCCTGGTCTTGTGTGCTCTTCGCTTTATGAGAAGGATGATTGGCCTTAAAGATGAACTTTGTAATTTTTACATCATCGAGGGAAACCTTTTTAAGCCAGTTGTAAATGCCCTTCTGGATAATGGAACTCACTACAATATGTTGAATTCAGCTATTATTGAGCTGTTTGAATTCATAAGAGAGGAAAATATCACGTCTCTTGTTGCACATATAGTTGAAGAGTTTTATGAAACACTTGAGTCAATTGAATATGTTCAGACATTCAAAGGATTGAAGATTAAATATGAAGAACAGAAATACCGGAACAATCAACTATGGAAGAATTTGTATCCTGTACAGTATAGTAAGATATTTTGCAGAGGTGCCAGTGTCTTGAAGCACAAGGAAGAGaagagttttaaagaaaatatagaggaAGGAACAGCAGGTATGTCATCATCAGAAAGTGATTTTCAAGATCATTGTGATAAATCTGTGGAGactgaaaaagcaaaagaaaatgaagacaaggcAGATCTTCCCCCCAAAACATCTTTGGGTGGCTCCGAATTTACTTCATTCCATTCTGCTAGTGATGCTAGTGGAGCAGGTAACCCAAACGATAGCAGCATGGTGAACTTAGTGGATTATTCAGATGAcaacaaagaagataaagaaggTGACCCCCCCCCCAGGAAAAAACTACATGTAGCTCCTAAAGTCTTAAGGGAAAACCCTTAA